The genomic interval CAGAAGGCGACAAGACAGATAGACAGAAGCCATTCATATCGAACCAAAAAATCAACCCACCTAACCAACTGACATCCCGGGTCCACCGCACCCCATCTGGCGGGTCCCACACGCAGTGAAACGTGGGTGGTCCAACCCGCCGCGCCGTTCTGTTgcggaaaagagagagagacccCGAGGATGACGACCGGAGATAGGAGTAGTATATAGACGAGCACAGAGGCACAGTGAAattggaagaggaggagaattcctcattttttttctctctctcccccaaaaATCCCCGAGATGCCGAAGAGGACCTCCTCGCATTCCCCCACCGTCTCCGCCATGaatcccctcctcccttcctcctccttccccaaaTTCCCGCACCCGCCGGACCCAAACCTCagctccccaaaccctagcccgtGTAGCTACCTcctccacgccgacgccgacgacgaggcgcTGATCCAAATCCCGTGCCCGAACCCTAGCTCcggcgcggcctcctcctcctccgtcgtccTGCCGCCCATCGACCCGGCGCCGCACATCTCATCGCAGTTCTACACCTTCACCGCCGAGTCGCACGCGCTCATGCTGCGATgcgtcctcgccggccgccccgcggccgccgacgaggtccgCGCCGCGACGCCCCCCTCCGTGCTCGCCTCGTGGCGGGCGGTGTGGAAGGACCGGAACGAGGACACGGCCTACCTCACCGCTTGGAAGCGCATCCAGGACAAGCTCGGCGCGTCGGCCGACGGGCGGTCCCTCCACTTCAAGTCCAACCCTGGGCAGCGCGTCTCGCACGTCGGCCAGTGGCGGGACATAGTCTCGGAGGCGCACGCCGACCCCGACCTGCTCCGCCATCTCGGGCTCAAGGACACCGTCGACCGAATCAAGCAGTCATGGACCGTGGGTGCCAAATTCTACGGCATTCCGGAGTCATTCGTCCGTGTTTGTGTCTCTGCATGTGCTGTATGTAAGGCCGCACCTGCGGGACAGCCTGATTTTGCTATGTCATCACCAGGGCGGGGGAAACGGCGCCGCAGGTTTGAATATACGGAGACACTAGATGTGCCCGCGCGAGATGTTCCACGCCGACTGCAACAGTTGGCTGCTAAGCATAAGGTGGTTCTCTGTATCAGGCAGAAGTATATAAGGCATAAACCATTCATGGCCGAGGTGAAAGATTATGCATGCCACCGTGCTGGGGTGCCAACTTCAAGTGGTGTGAATGCTACGTCTTCTTCAGGAAGTGTCCCTGATGGGAAGAAGACACGAGTATTGAAGCGGGAACCATATCAATCAAAGAGGTGTGGTTGTGGGTTTCGTATTCGGGCAATTGTGCCAATAGCTAATTACAATGAGAAAGACAAGAGTTTTGTATACGAGGAGGAGGGTACTGCAGTGTTCAAGCTTTATGCAGTGCATTCAGGGCATGAGCCAGGGCCACTTGATGGCAATGCCCGAATTGTTCATAGGTTAGTTGGGCATAAGGGAGCTCTTGAGTTCGATCCAGACATTTATGGTGTCAGTGAGGAAGGAGATCCTAACTTTACGATTAAGGGAGATTTTGATGTTGAAACTGATGATTCACATCTTGCAGTTTTGCAGCAAATTCGGGATCTCAAAACAGAGGTTGGCTTGTTAGAAGGGAAGGTGGGTAAGATGCACCCAGAGCTTTTGGGTTCACTATCCAATGAGCTATCTGAGTGTTTGCACAGGATCAGGAAGTTTAATTTTGATGGCAATGTCTGCCAGCCAGAAGAGACACTGATGATAGGCAACGAGGAGGTTCCTGGATGGGGGCCAGCTGACGTTTCTCACCATTTAGATCAGCATGACGGTGCATTCTGCAGGGATGATGAGATGCTTGATGATGACGATACTGATTTTGGTTCAAGTCTTGGGCCTATTGTCTCGTGGGATGGAATGACGGCAGAATGTGAGGATAGGAAGATGCTCATGAGTGATAGTCCAAAGTGTGACAAATGGATGCTCAAGGAAGACGTGGGCGACTTTGTTGAGAAGAGTATTCTTAACTGTGGTGATGacgatggtgtggaggattcaAAAATTATCAAGCCATTGATGCATGATGAGACCATGGTAGCTGACCCAGGTTTGGTAGGTATTCATGTAGAAGGATTCTACTCTGGAGCCAAATGGTATGATTCACCGGTAGGTTTGGATTCCAGTGGTGATGCAGATGTCAGTTTTAGACATGGTGGACTTGTGTGAGATGTGATTGTCCCTGATACCAGGAACATCATGTAAATTCTGTATACAGGAGGACATCAGCTTGTACCAATTTAATGTAGTATCTATAGGTAGAGCTTGAACCAAAGTGACCTGCCTGCCCTGATATATACATGCTGCATTTATCGACTCAACCTTTGTTTAACTTATGTATAGTCCCCGTGTGGGTTTCCATCTTGTTACAAGACAATATAACTTTGGTTCTGTTCTTGATTAGCTATTTAGTCATAACTTAATGTTTTGTAGAACtctcaccctccctctctctctctcacgtgcGTGTGGGCACGAATGGCATGTGCATTTTGTGAATTTAATGCAAGGTTTTGCACACAATAACATGCTGTCTCTTTACTTTGCAAGAGGAATCTTTGTCATCTTTCCTGTTCAATTGCATCTAGTGTATTAGTTATTATTATCATTAACTGTGAAAAACATTATCCCTGTTCATACCTAAAAATTGTTCACTTCCCTCTTGTTTATTCTAGTACATATCATTTGTGCAACAAAACTGCAACTGTTCTTTGCGAGCCTATTGAACATCACTTTTTAATGACATGGTATTGACTATGCATGATGTATATTCTCAAATTTCATGGTGTTATATGTGTTTTACTGGTTTAATTTTGGTGCTACAAGTGTATGTGTGAAAGATGAAcgttgttttgttttgtattagGTACCCTTCTGCATTAGACTGATTGACTGGGTGGATGTTTACTATGACAGTATAAATCCTTCGTTGTGATGCCACATGAAAtacataattatttattattcaaACATTAAATAGATCTTAgtgtttttatcttcttttgcCAAGTCCCTTTTTTCATGTTATAAATTCTACTATCTACAATATTCATTGAGCGTTAAGATGTTAAATATTATTTGTCAAAGCTCAAGGAATGGTTGAGTGTCCATGTCAAATGCTTCAGGAACATTTTCTTCTGTTTgttttatatattcaattctgTATGGTCAGGCAAGgttcttttcatattttatttaatcttttcaaatgctgatatatatatatatatatatatatatatatatatatatatatatatatatatatatatatatatatatatatatatattaattaacgtCTGAAGCATAATGGTTTTGGAGGACTACTGTTATGCAAATTATTGCAAATAACTTTTATGTTCTAAATCTACAAGTTCACTATAGTTCTTCATGGAATGCATTCTGTGTAATTTTATCAAAAGGCTATTCTGGTAAGCATTCGTGATTCCCCCCTTTGATAAGCTAGATTTCTGTTTGCATTAAGCATATAAATTTGATAGATTTTGAAGGGGTTGCCTTAagtttttctcactttttttttctgtatttgcAGGATTGCAATGAGTTATGTGTCATCATTTCCTCTGCTATACACGTGTTTATTGTTGGTGAAATTACCATCCTATGAGCAATGCCCTTATGGCCTTAAACTATCTTAACCGTTTAATCATGAATTTTCTCTCATGCAGATCTGTCAGTTAACTTCGTCATGCCGCCTTTTCTGCTTATTGGCGTGATCTGGCGTCACATGATGCATCATCAGGTTGAGGTCTGGACACAAGAACCCACATACATTATTTGTCTGTTTCTATTTTGCGCCACTTGTTACATCTATAATACAATTTGATGCACCACTTTCAAATTTGGGTTTACCCCTTGTTTTGCCGCCAAACATCATGCTAGACAATCTCTGTTGTTGGCTAGACACATAAAAGGTAACATCTGTCCTTCGTCAGTTGATCCAGTGAAAATTGCAGGGATTAGCCATCCATGCAACGCGTACCTATCCTGGCTCCTGCATCGTCCTATTCTGAACGTATGAATTCTTCATCCAAACATTACAGTTACTTTCCTATCATGGTTGTGGGAGCCAAAATGGACCCGTGGCCAAGGAGGCTGGAGCAACTGATGTGATTAGCAGCCATtaactaagattttttttcctatggcaAAATTAGCAAGGCAGGATTTGATTAGATTAGCTTCGCTGTTTCCTTTTGTCTTTTAGAAAATATGTTTGTTAGATCCTGGTTATAGACACCAAGCCATACACTCTATGGATTCAATGAAGAAGTAACCAATCTAATTCCTTCCAATGTAAATCTTCCCAGTCTAACTTCACTTCTCCCACCAATCTAATTCCTCCCAATGTAAATCTCCCCAGTCTAACTTCACTTCTCCCACTAAGGGCCAATCGTCCTTGTGGTGTTTCCCTGTTTGATCTATGCTCCTAACATTTCCAGAATCTTTTAGGCTTATTGATGTATTGTGCAAGTAACCCATAAAACCTGATGTCAACAAAATACATTCCCTGGCAAGAAAAGGTCAAAGACTTGAGCAACAAAAGACAAGAAGGCACTGGTTGTGCTCGATTTCTTTGATTCTTAAGAGAAATAAATAATGCTCTATTGTGAGGTGCCTTAAGTAAAACATGTTTCATATGATAATATTGTACTTGGTAAGTACCATAATGGAATATCTAATATTGTGACATGCAATGCACGTACTGCTTGCTAGATAGGATTATATGTTCAAGTCAGCATGTCCAAACGCTGTTCACCTTTTGCCCAAATGTCAGCCAGGACATGGGTCCACATTATGAGCTTTCTTCTTATCAGATATGCATGCAAACCCAATGCTTGAAAGAAAGCTAGTGTGTTGGGGCATAAATATGAAATTGTTAATTCATGCTTGTTTTTCTTAACTGTTCATGGAGTTGGACTGAAGTAAAACTTCTTTTCTTCAGGTAATTGAATTACTATGTTGAGCAAACTTTGGCATGGCAGTGCTCAACTAAACATCTCGAAATAGCTTTATGTGATATGCTATATTCTTTGCTTGCAGTCACAGTGTGCTTTTACAGCTTGCTTGTAGAGCGATGGAATAATCCACCTAACATGCTCAAATATTAAAAATCTTTCTTTAGCAGTTACTCTCTTTCCTAGAATGTGGCACTCAAATATTCATGATTATAATTTCTTTATGAATATCTAGATTGGCCGGATGTGATGAGATTTATTAGTTTCTACAGATATATAAAAGTGgctaaagttgtgttttggataCCATTTAAATGTTCAACACACAATTCATTCAACTATTTGTGGCAGGAAGAGTACTACAGACGGAGTCATTATTTACACACAGATGAAATATTTAGTGCCAAGTCTGCAGGGTGGAGTTAGTATCTATTAAACATGCGAGTTTTAAATCCATTTGGCTGACTTGTGCAAGAATTGGTAAGTGCATTCTCCATTATTTGTTGGTAACTGCAAGAAGTGTACACTACCAGATATAGACAGTGGTGGGGCTTTCTAGTGATGTTTCTTTTGGCATTTTGCTAAAGGCAGGCCTTTCTGGACAGGCACAAGTTGCATGCCGTTGCTGATTTTAGTGTGATGCATGTAGTTGATTGAAAAATGAAAACAGTACCATTTTATGTGCAACCAAGTGCATTTTATTAGCTAACTTAGACTGGGGGCTGTTTTGGTTTATAATAGAAAATGGAATCCAtgcatgcaacaaaaaaaatgttctgaACGTTAACATGCTTCTCCAAGGCATTGCATGTTGGAGTAGCCAGTAATTACCACTGAGAGATACTCGCTCCTTCCGATTAGAACATAGTTTTAATTATATACCATATCAATTTCTTCTACTCGTGTGCAGTGGGATAATATTGTTTTTGGTCATTGATCATCACTCTGGTTAACTGGTCACATTTGGTTGAGGATTTAACATCATTTATTGGCAGGTTGTTTGTGCAGTTGCTTGTTTTGGTGAGCTGGAGCAATCGTGGACCTTGTTAATCTTCCAGAATAACTAGTTAGTCCGCCAACCAGTTTTCTAAGTCTCTGAAGCCAGAGGTACAAGTGGTGCCTGATGATATATACTTGTTAAACTGCAGCACTCGAATCAATGACATTATTTTACTGTCCGTAAGGCAACAACTGAGCCATAGTATATCTCATGTAATCACAGGGAAGCGGAAATTTCAACATTTTCTTATGATATTGTAAGTTTCTCTATGCTATGTAGGATCCCGCAGCTTATCTATATATGGCGCAGATCTCCTGAAGATAGCTCTGCAGACTGCAGTTAGAGCTGAGTCAGAGTAAGAAGACATGATAAGGGTGACTCGAATCAATGACATTATCTAACTGTCCACAGTCCAACAACTTTGCTATAGAATATTTCATGGATCAGAGGGACATGAAAATCTGAACTCAAACTCTTTCATAAGGCCATATCCAAGCTGGTGTTGCAATGGTGGATTCCCCAGCTCCTCTATTATATAAGGCATAGATCCTCTCAAGTTATATCTGCAGTAAGAGTCAGAGGTCCAAGACGTCCAAGTGAGAGCGAAAGGTGTCTTTTCCAGAAGACACTAACCGAATGACTAGCATGGCCACAATCACAGCCAAATCTGGGGTCATCGCCGTATCGATGGTCTTGGTCATGTGCGCTGCCTCTGCAGCTGCTGGCGACAACGACATGCTGCCGGCGGCGTTCGACATCCTGCAGCAGCCGGCGAAGGAAGCCGCCAACCTCGGCCACGGCTGCTACACTCGGTGCTTCGCCGGCTGCTTTGCAGCTGGGTTCGATGGAGATTACTGCTCGGACTTCTGCTCCAAGGAATGTGGCGATGATGTCCGGAAGTTCCTCAGCCGGCTGTCGCCGGAGAACTCCGCTATCGTCGGTGACATTTGCAACATCCCAAGGTGCATCAGTTCCTGCGTCGAAGCGAAGATTGATCCACCGTACTGCAAGATTTGGTGTGAGGATATGTGCGGTGATGATGTCCGGAAGAACCAAATCGGGCTCTCGCCGTAAGATTCCACCAGATGCGTTTCTTTCGGTCCGCGCATCAATAGTGCCTGCGCTTGCGTTCAGTTAGCGCTGTGATCTTTCAGTAGCAAACTACTAGCAAGTAGCAGTAGCTTGTGTCGCCGCTCTGCATAAGTGTGCTTGCTTTTGTTCTTCTATGTTCCCGTGTTCTTCCACGGTTCCACTGTTCTTGTTGTTGAAGGCGTCAAGGTGTGTAGCCGATTAGTGCAATTACATTATCTTCATTTCGACCCTGTTATCAGAAGTACGTACTGTTTTAGTTCCTTGAATGCAGTGATGGGCGTACCAGTTTCCGTACCAAGTACACATGATCAATGACGCAtgcgaaaaaaaagagagagagaagaatcaATGTGCGCCTGAATGCACACTCTTTGTTCTTATCATCTGATGAAGTTCCAATCCGCAATTCTCTTTTCTAGGAAAACAACTCCAGTAAGAACTCCAAATATTTCGAGATCCGCATCCCCGCACGCTGCgtctctcactctctcctccTCAGTCCGTTTCGCTATCCTTTCCAATTCCCGATCCATACCATGGCTAGGAGAGGATACCAGCGCGCGCGAAAATCCCCTGCCTTTTGTCTTGCTCGATCGTTTCGCGGACTCCAGCTGCCGGTCGATGATGACGGGAGCGAAGCTTGCGGAGAACCGATCGACGGCCCGGCAATAGCCGCCGGCATGCGCATAGTGAAGCCTTTCTCCCTGCTGATGCCATGGCGGGCGTCGGGCGATCAATGAAGTGCGCCACCAAGAGTACGTACCTCCTCGTCGTCTACACCGGCGAGTACTACCAAATCATCCTACTTGATCAACGACGCCATTGACGACTCCCTCACTCCCGTGCCTGACATCCCCCGCCCTGAGCCCCTGACAGCCTCCTCGCCATCGGGAGCGGAACATCCATCTTTTCACTTGGCGGTGGCGCCTACGTCGTCCTCGCCGAGCTCCTCATGACCAACGTCCACAAATGGCGCCATCAGGTTCGTTGACATGAAGAGGACACACGGTCGCTGAGGATTTGAAGCTGGCCATCTGGATCCTGTCGCTGGACTCCGGCGGCGAGTGGAGGAAAGGCCCGGAGTGTCGTGTCGGAGACATTTGGGCAAGCGAAAAGTACGTTGTCATGGGAGTGCCGCGGATTAGTCCGCCTCCGGTGTGCCCTGTCTTGCGCACGGTCAACGATAATGTCGTCTGCGTTATCGTGAACGATGCCGACGAGACTGTGTACGGGAGTGTGGATGTCATAGCCCAGCATTTTCTTGCCATCGACGTGGAACGTAAGGATCGAGGTGGGTGCTCTGCTGTCCGTCGTTACCAAGCTTCACGCCTTCACCCTGATGGTGGGGTAGAACCTGTACGGCTGTACCCTAACCACATGGCTTGCGAATTCAGTGAGTACATGGAACACTGACAGGTATAGAGGTACAAATAATAGCCTCTAGTACTGCTAGGACCATCCAAAATACTTGTCATTGTCAATTGttgagtaaattttattttagggaACTTTTATTATCAATGTTTCATTTTGTACCATCCTTTAACCAATGATTTTACTTTAAATTGGATATTTTTTACCTTTGTTTTACATTGGTTCACCCTAACTCTCTTCTCAAGTATAAGTATATAAATGGCTCCTACTCATCAATAAACTCACATAGCAATATGCAAGATAATTTCTTTGGCATATAACAAGTTTGATGTAGATGGATAAAATAGTTGAGGGGTTCAAAATATCACAAAAGTAAAAATACCCGATCCAAAGTAACAACATTGTTTAAAGGGTGATCTAAGATGAAATATCGGTAATAAAAGATGACaaaaagtaaaatttactcttaattttTCATGCATATTTAGTTCTAAAGTAAAAATCTGTATATTATGTGGTGTAATTAGGATTTATATGAAAGGTGATTTATCTACGTGTAATAGGTCAAATCAATGGTGGTCCACTATACAATTTTTATCATGTTATGTATTATATTTAGGAATAAGACTACTTCACCCCTAAAGTATTGATGCTGATCTACATAACCCCTGAAGTATGAAGCTGGGTATTTTATTCCCTAAAGTATCAAAATCAGTTCAAATAACCCCTAGAGTGGTTATTGAAACGGGCTCTTGAACTAAAGAGGAGACTTTGAAATGGGCTAAGTATTTTATTCACAAGTGAAACGCCCGAGACTGATGTAAATTAGTATTAGTATAGTAACTTTAGGCTTGTCGATTAGTGCGTGAAAAGCAATAGTTAGATAAATTTGGGTTTACTAGACTAATCTTTGCGCCACACAATCATTTACATGTCAAAACTACCTATAAAACCACTGTAGGGGTTATTTGAACCGATTTTCATACTTCAAAGGTAGAAATCTAGTTTCGTACTTTATAAGTGGTTAAATAGACCAACCCCAACACTTCAGGGTATTCCTTATATCTACTATAGTTTTAACTTTGAGTTAAATCTTAAGGTGGTCCATGCCCCATGGCAGTAGCGGAGCCAGAAATTTAAACCTGTGGGGTCAATTACTAGTAGTTTGTATTTAAGTGGGGACATTTCTCTTTATTGTTTTggatttatacataaaaattgAGATTTATAGGACGTTTTT from Oryza glaberrima chromosome 3, OglaRS2, whole genome shotgun sequence carries:
- the LOC127768502 gene encoding uncharacterized protein LOC127768502 codes for the protein MPKRTSSHSPTVSAMNPLLPSSSFPKFPHPPDPNLSSPNPSPCSYLLHADADDEALIQIPCPNPSSGAASSSSVVLPPIDPAPHISSQFYTFTAESHALMLRCVLAGRPAAADEVRAATPPSVLASWRAVWKDRNEDTAYLTAWKRIQDKLGASADGRSLHFKSNPGQRVSHVGQWRDIVSEAHADPDLLRHLGLKDTVDRIKQSWTVGAKFYGIPESFVRVCVSACAVCKAAPAGQPDFAMSSPGRGKRRRRFEYTETLDVPARDVPRRLQQLAAKHKVVLCIRQKYIRHKPFMAEVKDYACHRAGVPTSSGVNATSSSGSVPDGKKTRVLKREPYQSKRCGCGFRIRAIVPIANYNEKDKSFVYEEEGTAVFKLYAVHSGHEPGPLDGNARIVHRLVGHKGALEFDPDIYGVSEEGDPNFTIKGDFDVETDDSHLAVLQQIRDLKTEVGLLEGKVGKMHPELLGSLSNELSECLHRIRKFNFDGNVCQPEETLMIGNEEVPGWGPADVSHHLDQHDGAFCRDDEMLDDDDTDFGSSLGPIVSWDGMTAECEDRKMLMSDSPKCDKWMLKEDVGDFVEKSILNCGDDDGVEDSKIIKPLMHDETMVADPGLVGIHVEGFYSGAKWYDSPVGLDSSGDADVSFRHGGLV
- the LOC127765245 gene encoding uncharacterized protein LOC127765245 produces the protein MTSMATITAKSGVIAVSMVLVMCAASAAAGDNDMLPAAFDILQQPAKEAANLGHGCYTRCFAGCFAAGFDGDYCSDFCSKECGDDVRKFLSRLSPENSAIVGDICNIPRCISSCVEAKIDPPYCKIWCEDMCGDDVRKNQIGLSP